The Kordia sp. SMS9 genome window below encodes:
- the gap gene encoding type I glyceraldehyde-3-phosphate dehydrogenase, whose product MTKLGINGFGRIGRIVFRATLKRDNVDVVAINDLLDVNHLAYLLEYDSVHGRFDGTIEVKDGHLVVDGKTIRVTAERDPKNLKWDEAGVDVVAECTGIFTTLETADYHIQAGAKKVVISAPSKDAPMFVMGVNDHEVKASDNIVSNASCTTNCLAPVAKVLDDNFGIDEALMTTIHAATSTQYTVDSPSKKNYRLGRSAMNNIIPTSTGAAKAVGKVIPKLNGKLTGMAFRVPTVDVSVVDLTVRLQKETSYEEIKKAFKAASEGAMNGVLGYTDEAVVSQDFVSDARTSIFDAEAGIELSPKFYKIISWYDNEFGYSNKLVDLAVLVHNL is encoded by the coding sequence ATGACAAAATTAGGAATAAACGGATTTGGAAGAATTGGAAGAATTGTATTTAGAGCAACCTTAAAGCGTGATAATGTAGATGTAGTTGCCATCAATGACCTTTTAGATGTAAATCACTTAGCATATTTGTTAGAATACGATTCTGTTCACGGAAGATTTGACGGAACTATTGAAGTAAAAGATGGACATTTAGTAGTAGACGGAAAAACAATTCGTGTAACAGCGGAAAGAGATCCTAAAAATTTAAAATGGGATGAAGCTGGAGTAGATGTCGTTGCAGAATGTACAGGAATTTTTACTACGTTAGAAACGGCTGATTATCACATTCAAGCGGGCGCTAAAAAAGTAGTGATTTCTGCACCTTCTAAAGATGCACCAATGTTTGTAATGGGCGTAAACGATCACGAAGTAAAAGCAAGTGACAATATTGTATCAAATGCTTCTTGTACAACCAACTGTTTGGCACCTGTAGCAAAAGTATTAGACGATAACTTCGGAATTGATGAAGCGTTAATGACAACGATTCACGCAGCAACTTCTACACAATACACCGTTGATTCTCCATCAAAGAAAAACTACCGTTTAGGCCGTTCTGCAATGAACAATATCATTCCAACATCAACAGGAGCTGCAAAAGCTGTTGGAAAAGTAATTCCTAAACTCAACGGAAAACTAACAGGAATGGCATTCCGTGTACCAACGGTAGATGTATCTGTTGTAGATTTAACTGTAAGACTTCAAAAAGAAACGTCCTACGAAGAAATTAAAAAAGCATTCAAAGCAGCATCAGAAGGTGCTATGAACGGAGTGCTTGGATATACTGACGAAGCTGTAGTTTCACAAGATTTCGTAAGTGATGCGCGCACCAGTATCTTTGATGCAGAAGCAGGAATTGAGCTAAGTCCAAAATTCTACAAAATTATTTCTTGGTACGATAACGAATTTGGATATTCAAACAAATTAGTAGATTTAGCAGTACTCGTACACAACTTATAA
- a CDS encoding N-acetylglucosamine kinase, translating into MILLVDSGSTKCDWIAVDKDGNQLLDKLRTKGLNPAILSEKKLKKTIKKSKELMSHRHTVTHVFFYGAGCGTENPRLLLKGVLEQIFSNALVDVNEDTLAAVYATVNHKAEAAVVCIQGTGSNCSYYDGSTLHQRVNSLGYTLMDDASGNYYGKQLIRDYYFNKMPHVIRVPFEERFNLDSDYIKYNLYKQPNPNAYLASFAEFMFLHKDSEYVVNLIKSGFREFAKNMIMQFEEELKTVPVHFAGSIAFFSKDEIKEVAEEFGFKVGNFTRRPIEGLVAFHTNELKES; encoded by the coding sequence ATGATTTTATTAGTAGACAGTGGCTCCACAAAATGTGATTGGATTGCAGTGGACAAAGATGGAAATCAATTATTAGACAAGCTTCGTACTAAGGGACTTAATCCTGCGATTCTTTCTGAAAAGAAACTTAAAAAAACCATTAAAAAGAGCAAAGAACTGATGTCGCATCGCCATACAGTGACACATGTGTTTTTTTATGGTGCAGGTTGTGGAACGGAAAATCCACGTTTATTATTAAAAGGTGTGTTGGAACAAATTTTTTCAAATGCCCTTGTCGATGTCAATGAAGATACGCTTGCCGCTGTCTACGCGACGGTCAATCATAAGGCAGAAGCCGCGGTGGTTTGTATTCAAGGAACGGGTTCTAACTGTAGTTATTACGATGGTTCAACATTGCATCAGCGTGTCAACTCGTTAGGATATACATTGATGGATGATGCCAGTGGAAATTACTATGGAAAACAACTCATTCGTGATTATTACTTCAATAAAATGCCACATGTAATTCGTGTACCCTTTGAAGAAAGATTCAATCTTGACAGCGATTATATCAAATACAATTTATACAAGCAACCCAATCCGAACGCGTATTTAGCAAGTTTTGCAGAATTCATGTTTTTACACAAAGATTCTGAATATGTGGTAAATTTGATCAAAAGCGGATTTAGAGAATTTGCAAAAAATATGATCATGCAGTTTGAAGAAGAACTCAAAACAGTTCCTGTACATTTTGCAGGTTCTATTGCCTTTTTCTCGAAAGATGAAATTAAAGAAGTCGCTGAAGAATTCGGTTTCAAGGTTGGAAACTTTACCAGAAGACCTATTGAAGGTTTGGTAGCGTTTCACACCAATGAATTGAAAGAAAGCTAA
- the pfkA gene encoding 6-phosphofructokinase, with translation MQHNIKKIGVMTSGGDAPGMNAAIRAVARACSYYNVKCVGYYRGYQGMIEADSVELTARSVKNIVSKGGTILKSARSVDFRTKEGRKKAYDNLVEEGVEAMVLIGGDGTFTGGMIFSKEYDIPVIGVPGTIDNDIYGTKFTIGYDTALNTVVEAIDKIRDTASSHNRLFFVEVMGRDAGFIALNAGVGAGAEEILIPEEDLGLDRLLESLQRSRRSGKSSSIVVVSEGDKIGKNVFELAEYVTENLPDYEARVSVLGHMQRGGKPTCFDRVLASRLGVKAVELILDGQSNVMVGISDNKVLVTSIEKAVKGEHNINKELLRISDILSV, from the coding sequence ATGCAACATAACATCAAAAAAATAGGCGTAATGACCTCTGGAGGCGATGCTCCAGGAATGAATGCTGCGATTAGAGCTGTCGCAAGAGCTTGCTCATATTACAATGTAAAATGTGTAGGATATTATCGAGGATATCAAGGAATGATAGAAGCTGATAGTGTAGAATTGACCGCACGTAGTGTAAAGAATATTGTAAGCAAAGGTGGAACAATTTTAAAATCGGCACGTTCAGTAGATTTTAGAACCAAAGAAGGACGTAAAAAAGCTTATGACAACCTCGTTGAAGAAGGCGTAGAAGCGATGGTATTAATTGGTGGTGATGGAACGTTTACAGGCGGAATGATTTTTAGTAAAGAATACGACATTCCTGTTATTGGAGTCCCTGGAACGATTGATAATGACATTTACGGAACAAAATTTACCATCGGATATGATACCGCTTTAAACACTGTTGTAGAAGCGATTGATAAAATTCGTGATACTGCCAGCTCGCACAACCGATTGTTCTTTGTAGAAGTGATGGGACGCGATGCAGGTTTTATTGCATTGAATGCTGGAGTTGGCGCAGGAGCTGAAGAAATCTTAATTCCTGAAGAAGACTTAGGATTAGATCGTTTGTTAGAATCGTTGCAACGCAGTCGTCGCAGTGGAAAATCGTCCAGTATTGTGGTGGTTTCCGAAGGTGATAAAATAGGTAAAAATGTATTTGAATTGGCAGAATATGTTACTGAAAACTTACCAGACTATGAAGCGCGTGTATCCGTTTTAGGACACATGCAACGCGGTGGAAAACCAACCTGTTTTGATCGTGTATTGGCAAGTAGATTGGGCGTAAAAGCGGTTGAGTTGATCTTAGATGGACAATCGAATGTTATGGTTGGAATCTCAGACAATAAAGTATTAGTAACAAGCATTGAAAAAGCCGTAAAAGGAGAACACAACATAAATAAAGAATTATTAAGAATATCTGATATCTTATCAGTATAA